One stretch of Priestia megaterium DNA includes these proteins:
- the queC gene encoding 7-cyano-7-deazaguanine synthase QueC, with protein MMKNEKAIVVFSGGQDSTTCLFWALKNFKEVETVTFQYGQRHSQEIEVAKAIAADLGVKHTVLDMSLLNQLAPNALTRDDIDIEQKEGELPTTFVDGRNLLFLSFAAVLAKNSGGRHIVTGVCETDFSGYPDCRDVFVKSLNVTLNLSMDFEFVIHTPLMWIDKAETWALADELGALEYVREKTLTCYNGIVADGCGQCPACQLRKRGLDQYMQTKEGGEE; from the coding sequence ATGATGAAAAATGAAAAAGCTATTGTTGTATTTAGCGGAGGTCAAGATAGTACAACATGTCTATTTTGGGCTTTGAAAAACTTTAAAGAAGTAGAAACGGTTACTTTTCAATATGGTCAGCGTCATAGTCAAGAGATAGAGGTAGCAAAAGCTATTGCAGCTGATTTAGGTGTGAAGCACACCGTACTAGATATGTCACTTTTAAATCAATTAGCACCAAATGCATTAACGCGAGATGATATTGATATCGAGCAAAAAGAAGGAGAATTGCCTACGACTTTTGTGGATGGCCGCAATCTGTTATTTTTATCATTTGCCGCCGTACTGGCTAAGAACAGCGGAGGCCGTCATATCGTAACAGGCGTTTGTGAAACTGATTTTTCGGGATATCCAGACTGTCGAGATGTATTTGTAAAATCGTTAAACGTCACGCTTAATTTATCAATGGACTTTGAATTTGTGATTCATACACCGCTTATGTGGATTGATAAAGCAGAAACGTGGGCTTTAGCTGATGAGTTAGGGGCGCTTGAGTATGTGCGTGAAAAAACATTAACGTGCTACAACGGTATTGTTGCTGATGGATGCGGCCAATGTCCCGCATGTCAATTGCGAAAACGTGGGTTAGATCAATACATGCAAACAAAAGAAGGAGGAGAGGAATAA
- the queD gene encoding 6-carboxytetrahydropterin synthase QueD, whose protein sequence is MLQQMYPQVFHDYEYELNKDMQFAAAHFVPHTEAGKCRQVHGHTYFVNLTVAGDTLDEAGFLVNFALLKKIVSGQFDHTLLNDHSIFNEENPNDFPTTEVVARKIYELVQEYLDTLPNKPSCVQVFVRETPTSYVVYRPKKVKKRG, encoded by the coding sequence ATGCTGCAACAAATGTATCCTCAAGTATTTCATGACTATGAATATGAACTGAACAAAGATATGCAGTTTGCTGCGGCACATTTTGTTCCTCACACAGAAGCAGGAAAATGCCGTCAAGTCCATGGACATACGTATTTTGTTAATTTAACTGTTGCCGGAGATACATTAGACGAAGCGGGCTTTTTAGTAAACTTTGCGTTATTGAAAAAAATTGTTTCTGGTCAATTTGATCATACATTATTGAACGATCATTCTATCTTTAACGAAGAAAATCCAAATGATTTTCCTACAACTGAAGTTGTTGCTCGTAAAATTTATGAGTTGGTTCAAGAATATCTAGACACACTACCAAATAAGCCTTCTTGCGTACAAGTATTCGTGCGGGAAACGCCGACAAGTTACGTAGTTTACCGCCCAAAGAAGGTGAAAAAACGTGGCTAA
- the queE gene encoding 7-carboxy-7-deazaguanine synthase QueE, whose protein sequence is MANTIPVLEIFGPTIQGEGMVVGRKTMFVRTAGCDYSCSWCDSAFTWDGSAKNDIRQLTAEQIWMELKEIGGECFDHVTISGGNPALIKAIGSLVELLHSHGVKAALETQGSRYQDWFLKIDDLTISPKPPSSLMKTNFSVLDDIIETLIKEKRMEHISIKVVVFNDEDFEYAASVHERYPEVPFFVQVGNEDLTTIDNASLTQELLKKYEWLIDKAVAAKNMNDVRVLPQVHALVWGNKRGV, encoded by the coding sequence GTGGCTAATACAATTCCAGTACTTGAAATATTCGGACCCACAATTCAAGGGGAAGGAATGGTTGTAGGACGTAAGACGATGTTTGTTCGTACCGCGGGCTGTGATTATTCCTGTAGCTGGTGTGATTCAGCTTTTACATGGGATGGATCAGCTAAAAACGATATTCGTCAGCTAACAGCAGAACAAATTTGGATGGAGCTAAAAGAAATTGGAGGAGAGTGCTTTGATCACGTCACCATTTCTGGAGGAAACCCTGCGCTTATCAAGGCAATTGGTTCACTTGTAGAGCTTTTGCACAGTCATGGGGTAAAAGCAGCTCTTGAAACACAGGGAAGCCGTTATCAGGATTGGTTTCTAAAGATCGATGATTTAACGATTTCTCCTAAGCCTCCAAGTTCATTAATGAAAACAAATTTCTCCGTACTAGACGATATTATAGAGACATTAATAAAGGAAAAACGCATGGAGCACATAAGCATAAAAGTCGTTGTATTTAATGATGAGGACTTTGAGTATGCAGCGTCTGTTCATGAACGTTATCCTGAGGTTCCATTTTTTGTTCAAGTAGGCAACGAGGACTTAACGACAATCGATAATGCGTCCTTAACACAAGAATTGCTTAAAAAGTATGAGTGGTTAATCGATAAGGCCGTGGCAGCTAAAAACATGAACGATGTAAGAGTTCTGCCGCAGGTTCACGCCCTTGTTTGGGGAAATAAACGAGGCGTGTAA
- the queF gene encoding preQ(1) synthase, with translation MSGRKDEELEGVSLLGNQGTNYLFEYSPEILEAFDNKHPNRDYFVKFNCPEFTSLCPKTGQPDFATIYISYIPDEKMVESKSLKLYLFSFRNHGDFHEDCMNIIMNDLIKLMNPRYIEVWGKFTPRGGISIDPYTNYGRPGTKYEEMANYRLMNHDLYPETIDNR, from the coding sequence ATGAGCGGTCGAAAAGATGAAGAATTAGAAGGTGTATCACTCCTTGGAAATCAAGGAACAAACTATTTGTTTGAATATTCACCAGAGATTCTAGAAGCATTTGATAATAAACATCCAAATCGTGATTATTTTGTAAAATTCAACTGTCCGGAATTTACGAGCTTATGTCCAAAAACAGGTCAGCCGGATTTCGCAACCATTTATATTAGTTACATTCCAGATGAAAAAATGGTGGAAAGCAAGTCGTTAAAGCTTTATTTGTTCAGCTTCCGTAATCATGGAGATTTCCATGAAGACTGTATGAATATTATTATGAATGACTTAATTAAACTGATGAATCCAAGATATATTGAGGTATGGGGAAAATTCACACCGCGCGGCGGGATTTCAATTGATCCATATACAAACTATGGCCGTCCCGGTACGAAGTATGAAGAAATGGCTAATTATCGCCTAATGAATCATGATTTATACCCAGAAACAATTGATAATCGTTAA
- a CDS encoding NAD(P)H-binding protein, translating into MSQRSALVLGASGLVGQELLKMLLSNSLYNHVTVFVRKKLPIEHTKLRQLEIDFSELDKHEECFAVDDVYCCLGTTMKKAKTKAKFIKVDYEFPLKAAKCAEKYRCKNFLTITAIGADLRSPFFYSKVKGQVEEDIASLYIRSTHFFRPSLLLGKRQEFRLFEKIGGYTLKSCSFCLVGKWRKYRPIKAYNVAKSMMKAALEDKCGVHVHESQDIYTGECYYSFTNGKRVLSK; encoded by the coding sequence ATGTCACAGAGATCAGCATTAGTATTAGGTGCAAGCGGACTTGTTGGTCAAGAACTTTTAAAAATGTTATTAAGCAACAGCTTATATAACCATGTGACAGTGTTTGTTCGAAAAAAGCTACCAATCGAACACACAAAGCTACGTCAGCTTGAAATTGATTTTTCAGAGCTTGATAAGCACGAAGAATGCTTTGCAGTTGATGATGTATATTGCTGTTTAGGCACGACAATGAAAAAAGCAAAAACAAAAGCGAAATTCATTAAAGTGGACTACGAATTTCCTTTAAAAGCGGCTAAATGTGCAGAAAAATATCGCTGCAAAAACTTTTTAACGATTACAGCAATTGGTGCTGATCTTCGTTCGCCATTCTTTTACAGTAAAGTAAAGGGGCAAGTAGAAGAAGATATCGCAAGCTTGTATATCCGTTCTACTCACTTTTTCCGCCCATCGTTATTATTAGGCAAGCGCCAAGAGTTTCGCCTATTTGAAAAGATTGGGGGATACACGTTAAAGTCGTGTTCATTTTGCCTTGTAGGAAAGTGGAGAAAGTATCGTCCAATTAAAGCGTATAACGTAGCCAAATCGATGATGAAAGCTGCACTTGAAGATAAATGTGGGGTTCATGTACATGAAAGCCAAGACATTTATACAGGTGAATGCTATTATTCGTTTACCAACGGCAAGCGCGTGTTATCAAAATAA
- a CDS encoding YkvS family protein — translation MKIAEVGNLIEFKNGLQGIVEKVNENSVIVDLTYMANYRDLDLEQRTVVNHKNYTIINPAM, via the coding sequence ATGAAAATAGCAGAGGTAGGAAACTTGATAGAATTTAAAAATGGCTTACAGGGCATTGTTGAAAAAGTAAATGAAAACTCCGTGATTGTTGACTTGACTTACATGGCAAACTACCGCGATTTAGACTTAGAACAGCGAACCGTTGTCAATCACAAAAACTACACCATTATTAATCCAGCTATGTAA
- a CDS encoding patatin-like phospholipase family protein, with protein MKDTGLVLEGGGMRGLYTTGVLDYFMERNLYLPYVIGVSAGACHATSYLSRQIGRSRKANLDFLKDPRYLSWKNYFKTKEIFGMDFVFDEIPNQLLPFDFDAFAERTEKLVVGATDCVTGEPVYFDEYDRDILTAVRASSSLPFLAPVVTYKGKELLDGGISDPIPIKKAVQDGYRKNIVVLTRNEGYRKKKSNMLWLLKRKYRHYDGLTRALENRYKLYNETLSYIEEQERQGNIFVIRPQTPLVVGRIEKNRERLDALYNQGYKEAEAQFASLQNWLNS; from the coding sequence TTGAAAGATACTGGACTTGTGCTCGAAGGAGGCGGTATGAGAGGCCTTTATACAACTGGAGTTTTAGATTACTTTATGGAAAGAAATCTGTACCTTCCGTATGTAATTGGCGTTTCAGCCGGCGCTTGTCATGCCACTTCTTATTTATCTAGACAAATAGGAAGAAGCCGCAAAGCTAATTTAGATTTTTTAAAGGATCCTCGCTACTTGTCGTGGAAAAATTATTTTAAAACAAAAGAGATATTTGGAATGGATTTCGTTTTTGATGAAATTCCTAATCAGCTTCTTCCATTTGACTTCGATGCATTTGCTGAGCGGACAGAGAAGCTTGTAGTAGGAGCAACGGACTGCGTGACGGGGGAACCCGTTTATTTTGATGAGTATGACCGGGACATTTTGACAGCGGTTCGCGCTTCTAGTTCCCTTCCATTTTTAGCACCTGTCGTTACATATAAAGGAAAAGAGCTGTTAGACGGAGGAATCAGTGATCCGATTCCAATCAAAAAAGCAGTGCAGGATGGATATAGAAAAAATATTGTTGTGCTAACTCGAAACGAAGGATATCGAAAAAAGAAATCAAATATGCTTTGGTTATTGAAGCGCAAATATCGTCATTATGATGGGCTGACTCGTGCGCTTGAGAATCGCTATAAATTGTATAATGAAACATTGTCATATATTGAAGAGCAGGAAAGACAGGGGAATATCTTTGTGATTCGTCCGCAAACCCCTCTTGTAGTAGGGCGAATTGAGAAGAATCGTGAGCGTCTGGACGCTCTTTATAACCAAGGATATAAAGAAGCTGAAGCTCAATTTGCATCTCTGCAAAATTGGCTGAACAGTTAA
- a CDS encoding cell wall hydrolase, with protein sequence MKHSYMKSMVVACLATLSFIGFNATATAATNYKVVKGDSLWKLGKRYSVTIDDIKKLNNRQGDMIYIGETLAIPSKTKVLAAETTEPSTAAPANTAKPEPKPEAKPTEQETPAVSISASEKDLLARLVEAEAKGESYEGKVGVATVVLNRVDSPKFPDTVTGVIKQVVGKAYAFSPVQNGSINKPASEESKKAVEQALTRKDRLNDSIYFYNPKTATDNWIRSRAVIKTIDHHVFAK encoded by the coding sequence ATGAAACATAGTTATATGAAATCAATGGTAGTAGCTTGTTTAGCTACTCTTTCATTTATAGGTTTTAATGCAACAGCTACGGCTGCAACTAATTATAAAGTAGTCAAAGGCGATAGTCTTTGGAAGTTAGGTAAAAGATATAGTGTAACAATTGACGATATTAAAAAATTAAACAATCGTCAAGGAGATATGATTTATATTGGTGAAACATTAGCTATTCCGAGTAAGACAAAAGTACTGGCTGCTGAAACAACGGAACCTTCAACGGCAGCACCTGCTAATACAGCCAAGCCTGAACCAAAACCAGAAGCGAAACCGACAGAGCAGGAAACACCTGCAGTTTCTATTTCTGCAAGTGAAAAAGATTTATTAGCTCGCTTAGTAGAAGCTGAAGCAAAAGGCGAATCGTATGAAGGAAAAGTAGGGGTAGCAACAGTTGTGTTGAACCGTGTAGATTCTCCGAAGTTTCCAGATACGGTAACAGGAGTTATTAAACAAGTTGTCGGAAAAGCATACGCTTTTTCACCGGTTCAAAACGGATCGATTAATAAACCTGCTTCAGAAGAGTCGAAAAAAGCAGTAGAGCAAGCATTGACAAGAAAAGATCGTTTAAACGATTCTATTTATTTTTATAATCCAAAAACAGCTACCGATAACTGGATTCGTTCACGTGCTGTAATTAAAACAATTGATCATCATGTATTTGCTAAATAA
- a CDS encoding YueI family protein, translating into MSDQLEEYLERGMYGAKETKRDERRYFLTALRENIEIALKKGQVMKKDIAKIKPLLKKVKDGHLFLNGSLSYSYLSPYVQAANEYKVPFTIVQNLEANTDIGLVLTGSEGSLERDIFLD; encoded by the coding sequence ATGTCTGATCAACTAGAAGAATATTTAGAAAGAGGAATGTACGGAGCAAAGGAAACGAAAAGGGACGAACGAAGATATTTCTTAACTGCTCTACGTGAGAATATTGAAATTGCGCTAAAAAAAGGACAAGTCATGAAAAAGGATATAGCAAAAATAAAGCCTCTTTTAAAAAAAGTAAAAGACGGTCATTTGTTTTTAAATGGCTCCTTATCTTATTCATATCTCTCCCCTTATGTTCAAGCTGCTAACGAATACAAAGTGCCTTTTACCATCGTTCAGAACTTAGAAGCTAATACCGATATTGGTCTGGTTTTAACGGGTTCTGAAGGCAGTTTGGAACGCGATATCTTTTTAGACTAA
- a CDS encoding NCS2 family permease — protein MNALFEKLFRLNDHQTTVGKESLAGVISFLSIVYIIAVNSTILSDAGIPLEAGIFATVASAFVGCVIMAFWANAPLILVPGMGINALFTYTMVQSMGLSWQEGLLAVVVSGFLFTALAFSRLSAKIVSSIPHSLKEAITVGVGLFLTFIGLQKGKLVVPSENTFVALGDLSDPFVISTLLTLIITIVLFIRNVKGNFLLSMIVGSILAFLLGVRSGAEKGQSAASVNDFFSSFGTLSFGAIGDVAFWAAVFSLTMVLIFENIGLLHGQLGMMNQDSKFPRAFQATAASALLSGVFGTSPTVSSVEGASGIAAGGRTGLTSLITGVLFLSSLLFIPFIKLVPDSAIAPILIVIGALMIQNIKNINLQDLTEGFPAFLIIALIPLTYSIADGIAFGFIAYPLLKLFLGKMREVSMFMYVSALLFFLNFVLHYIA, from the coding sequence TTGAACGCATTATTTGAAAAGTTGTTTCGTTTAAACGACCACCAAACAACTGTCGGAAAAGAGAGCTTAGCTGGGGTCATTTCATTTCTTTCCATCGTGTATATTATTGCTGTTAATTCAACCATTTTGTCTGATGCCGGTATTCCGCTTGAAGCAGGAATATTCGCAACAGTAGCTTCGGCTTTTGTAGGCTGTGTTATTATGGCTTTTTGGGCAAATGCGCCTCTCATTCTGGTGCCAGGTATGGGGATTAATGCATTATTTACGTATACGATGGTTCAATCAATGGGGTTATCTTGGCAAGAAGGGTTATTAGCAGTAGTGGTATCCGGCTTTCTTTTTACAGCATTAGCTTTTTCGCGACTGTCTGCCAAAATTGTCTCATCGATTCCACATTCGCTAAAAGAAGCGATAACAGTCGGTGTTGGCCTATTTTTAACGTTTATCGGTTTACAAAAAGGGAAGCTTGTAGTTCCAAGCGAAAACACTTTTGTAGCACTTGGAGACTTGTCAGATCCGTTTGTTATCAGTACGTTGTTGACGTTAATTATCACAATCGTACTATTTATCCGAAATGTGAAAGGCAACTTTTTGTTAAGCATGATTGTTGGATCAATCCTTGCCTTTTTACTAGGTGTAAGAAGCGGGGCAGAAAAAGGACAGTCGGCTGCGAGTGTGAACGACTTCTTTAGCAGCTTTGGCACATTGTCTTTTGGAGCTATTGGGGACGTTGCGTTTTGGGCAGCTGTCTTTTCATTAACAATGGTATTGATTTTTGAAAATATCGGTTTGCTGCATGGTCAGCTAGGTATGATGAATCAAGATAGCAAATTTCCGCGGGCCTTTCAAGCAACAGCTGCCTCAGCTTTGCTAAGCGGCGTGTTTGGAACAAGTCCAACGGTGTCTTCTGTAGAAGGAGCATCTGGTATTGCAGCTGGAGGGCGAACGGGTTTAACATCGCTGATTACAGGAGTTTTATTTTTAAGTTCACTTCTGTTTATTCCATTTATCAAGCTGGTCCCAGACAGTGCTATTGCACCTATTCTTATTGTTATTGGAGCATTGATGATTCAAAATATCAAAAACATCAATTTACAGGACTTAACAGAAGGTTTCCCCGCATTTTTAATTATTGCGCTTATTCCTCTTACGTACAGCATTGCTGATGGAATTGCATTTGGGTTCATTGCGTATCCACTGCTTAAATTATTCCTTGGTAAAATGCGTGAAGTATCGATGTTTATGTATGTAAGCGCGCTATTATTTTTCTTGAATTTTGTTCTGCATTATATTGCTTAA
- a CDS encoding cytochrome-c oxidase yields the protein MGIKLIKISAVYFGIGIILGYYMSIVHSYALTPVHVHINLLGWTSLTLAGLIYYLFPTFSENKLAKLHVWLHTIGLPVMMIGLFFIIVLENQAFTPVVAVGATLTAIGVLIFVYHILKNLKSER from the coding sequence ATGGGAATTAAATTAATTAAAATATCAGCCGTTTATTTTGGAATTGGCATCATATTAGGATATTATATGTCAATTGTTCACAGCTACGCTTTGACACCTGTTCATGTGCATATCAATTTGTTAGGGTGGACGTCGCTTACGTTGGCCGGGCTTATTTATTATTTGTTTCCCACGTTTAGCGAAAATAAATTAGCCAAGCTGCACGTATGGTTGCACACTATAGGATTACCGGTCATGATGATTGGTTTATTTTTTATAATCGTACTAGAAAATCAGGCTTTTACACCTGTAGTGGCAGTGGGAGCAACACTTACTGCTATTGGCGTTTTAATTTTCGTGTACCACATCCTTAAAAATTTGAAATCTGAACGATAA
- a CDS encoding HAD family hydrolase, translating to MIKLFVSDLDGTLLHEEKYVEQHNADALSELQHQGVEVCLASGRMDTEILKISTDINNTFHRISQNGGFVWTKENQELHGKVFEDDLAVQLYKKTIDPNRITLVCSNDTNYVEQRNEIIEAIETHMFFPIEEQIEMTDSFGHALSPSKITVLGDHDEMVALQKEVNEEFGDYIDTYISAKQCLDIMPKHISKGNAIEILLNHLKLKPEEIACVGDSFNDIPMFQLTPNSFAMATAPEAVQRHASAVVSSVSEAARIVLEKNKQTT from the coding sequence ATGATTAAGTTATTTGTAAGCGACTTAGATGGCACTCTTTTACACGAAGAAAAATACGTAGAACAGCATAATGCAGACGCACTTAGTGAACTTCAGCACCAAGGAGTAGAGGTTTGTCTTGCTTCTGGACGAATGGATACGGAAATTTTAAAAATTTCTACCGATATTAATAATACATTCCATCGCATTAGCCAAAACGGAGGATTTGTGTGGACCAAAGAAAATCAAGAACTTCATGGAAAAGTGTTTGAAGATGATTTAGCGGTTCAACTTTATAAAAAAACGATAGATCCTAACCGTATTACGCTTGTCTGTTCAAACGACACGAATTATGTAGAGCAGCGAAATGAAATTATTGAAGCAATTGAAACTCACATGTTTTTCCCTATAGAAGAACAAATTGAAATGACGGATTCATTTGGTCACGCTCTTTCTCCATCTAAAATCACGGTTCTTGGAGATCATGATGAAATGGTAGCTCTGCAAAAAGAAGTGAACGAAGAGTTTGGTGATTATATTGATACATATATTTCTGCCAAGCAGTGTTTGGATATTATGCCTAAACATATCAGCAAAGGAAATGCTATTGAAATTTTATTAAATCATCTTAAGCTAAAACCTGAGGAAATTGCATGTGTGGGGGATTCATTTAATGATATTCCTATGTTTCAATTAACGCCGAACAGTTTCGCTATGGCTACAGCTCCTGAAGCTGTTCAGCGCCACGCCTCTGCTGTTGTGTCATCAGTTAGTGAAGCAGCGCGTATTGTTTTAGAAAAAAATAAGCAAACAACCTAA